One part of the Nematostella vectensis chromosome 8, jaNemVect1.1, whole genome shotgun sequence genome encodes these proteins:
- the LOC5519393 gene encoding uncharacterized protein LOC5519393 isoform X2, producing MDPIDAHSQEELYTAQCQRSERSLVKFSLGTLPCECKVKVNFLMVGHTHEAVDQLFNKFSEALRKQNTLTLSPPKVHEISKMYDIRKWVKTFCEELHGLTTPHVFKIEMAPSGKVVLRYKHLSSDKTEKCKPEDENPENWITLIKETVEVPLDIVSPDQEKMVFERVQGDLKKFYSGSRLFGEEEKKECEELMSSEHNFVSPKVRSEEFDDLKALVTKKQEQTKEQLPCTREIADVRPAAVPDEVELEIQKQFDSIRPVYSGPYRPPTTVLQVMGYEQLKEGDLVAVNVANYDKIPCISKVVELRDQEFVIEWWKGTWLKSWEVWPGCEQDVLPFRSILLYAFELDDRGRLSKDTRKNLKNAYRVLNGTYRNIDKSPYFIAISCVLFN from the exons ATGGACCCGATAGATGCTCATAGCCAGGAAGAACTTTATACAGCACAATGCCAAAGATCAGAAAGAAGTCTTGTTAAATTTTCTCTGGGAACATTGCCCTGTGAATGCAAG GTGAAAGTGAACTTTCTTATGGTGGGCCACACACACGAAGCGGTGGACCAGTTATTTAACAA GTTCTCTGAAGCGCTTAGAAAACAGAACACTCTCACGTTATCTC CCCCCAAAGTCCACGAGATCAGCAAGATGTACGACATCCGGAAATGGGTGAAGACATTTTGCGAAGAGCTCCATGGCCTTACCACACCGCATGTTTTTAAGATAGAAATGGCACCATCTGGTAAGGTTGTCCTTAGATACAAGCACTTGTCATCGGACAAGACAGAGAAGTGCAAACCAGAGGACGAAAATCCAGAAAACTGGATCACCTTGATTAAG GAAACAGTAGAAGTGCCACTAGACATAGTAAGCCCAGACCAGGAGAAGATGGTGTTCGAGAGGGTGCAGGGTGACCTCAAGAAGTTCTACAGTGGGTCCCGCCTCTTTGgagaagaagagaaaaaagagtGTGAAGAGTTGATGTCCAGTGAGCACAACTTCGTCTCCCCGAAAGTGCGCAGCGAAGAGTTCGACGACTTAAAGGCGCTGGTCACCAAAAAACAAGAGCAGACCAAGGAGCAATTGCCCTGCACCCGTGAAATAGCAGATGTGAGACCTGCAGCTGTCCCGGATGAAGTAGAGCTTGAAATCCAGAAGCAATTTGACAGTATCAGACCG GTTTATAGTGGACCCTACAGGCCGCCTACGACAGTTCTCCAAGTAATGGGCTACGAGCAGTTGAAAGAGGGGGATCTTGTAGCGGTGAATGTTGCCAATTATGATAAGATCCCGTGCATTAGCAAGGTCGTCGAGCTGAGGGACCAAGAGTTCGTCATAGAGTGGTGGAAAGGGACGTGGCTCAAGTCATGGGAGGTTTGGCCGGGATGCGAGCAGGATGTGTTACCCTTTAGGAGCATTCTCCTCTATGCTTTCGAGCTAGATGACAGGGGGAGGTTGTCGAAAGACACACGAAAGAACTTAAAAAATGCTTATAGAGTTTTAAATGGAACTTATAGAAATATTGACAAGTCACCATATTTTATTGCTATTTCCTGCGTACTTTTTAattga
- the LOC5519393 gene encoding uncharacterized protein LOC5519393 isoform X1 has product MDPIDAHSQEELYTAQCQRSERSLVKFSLGTLPCECKVKVNFLMVGHTHEAVDQLFNKFSEALRKQNTLTLSQLESTLEKCYTPAPKVHEISKMYDIRKWVKTFCEELHGLTTPHVFKIEMAPSGKVVLRYKHLSSDKTEKCKPEDENPENWITLIKETVEVPLDIVSPDQEKMVFERVQGDLKKFYSGSRLFGEEEKKECEELMSSEHNFVSPKVRSEEFDDLKALVTKKQEQTKEQLPCTREIADVRPAAVPDEVELEIQKQFDSIRPVYSGPYRPPTTVLQVMGYEQLKEGDLVAVNVANYDKIPCISKVVELRDQEFVIEWWKGTWLKSWEVWPGCEQDVLPFRSILLYAFELDDRGRLSKDTRKNLKNAYRVLNGTYRNIDKSPYFIAISCVLFN; this is encoded by the exons ATGGACCCGATAGATGCTCATAGCCAGGAAGAACTTTATACAGCACAATGCCAAAGATCAGAAAGAAGTCTTGTTAAATTTTCTCTGGGAACATTGCCCTGTGAATGCAAG GTGAAAGTGAACTTTCTTATGGTGGGCCACACACACGAAGCGGTGGACCAGTTATTTAACAA GTTCTCTGAAGCGCTTAGAAAACAGAACACTCTCACGTTATCTC AGCTAGAGTCAACTCTGGAAAAATGTTATACGCCAGCCCCCAAAGTCCACGAGATCAGCAAGATGTACGACATCCGGAAATGGGTGAAGACATTTTGCGAAGAGCTCCATGGCCTTACCACACCGCATGTTTTTAAGATAGAAATGGCACCATCTGGTAAGGTTGTCCTTAGATACAAGCACTTGTCATCGGACAAGACAGAGAAGTGCAAACCAGAGGACGAAAATCCAGAAAACTGGATCACCTTGATTAAG GAAACAGTAGAAGTGCCACTAGACATAGTAAGCCCAGACCAGGAGAAGATGGTGTTCGAGAGGGTGCAGGGTGACCTCAAGAAGTTCTACAGTGGGTCCCGCCTCTTTGgagaagaagagaaaaaagagtGTGAAGAGTTGATGTCCAGTGAGCACAACTTCGTCTCCCCGAAAGTGCGCAGCGAAGAGTTCGACGACTTAAAGGCGCTGGTCACCAAAAAACAAGAGCAGACCAAGGAGCAATTGCCCTGCACCCGTGAAATAGCAGATGTGAGACCTGCAGCTGTCCCGGATGAAGTAGAGCTTGAAATCCAGAAGCAATTTGACAGTATCAGACCG GTTTATAGTGGACCCTACAGGCCGCCTACGACAGTTCTCCAAGTAATGGGCTACGAGCAGTTGAAAGAGGGGGATCTTGTAGCGGTGAATGTTGCCAATTATGATAAGATCCCGTGCATTAGCAAGGTCGTCGAGCTGAGGGACCAAGAGTTCGTCATAGAGTGGTGGAAAGGGACGTGGCTCAAGTCATGGGAGGTTTGGCCGGGATGCGAGCAGGATGTGTTACCCTTTAGGAGCATTCTCCTCTATGCTTTCGAGCTAGATGACAGGGGGAGGTTGTCGAAAGACACACGAAAGAACTTAAAAAATGCTTATAGAGTTTTAAATGGAACTTATAGAAATATTGACAAGTCACCATATTTTATTGCTATTTCCTGCGTACTTTTTAattga